Sequence from the Bos indicus x Bos taurus breed Angus x Brahman F1 hybrid chromosome 16, Bos_hybrid_MaternalHap_v2.0, whole genome shotgun sequence genome:
CCTTTTGTGTACTTTTTCCCctacttctttggaaggaatgatgctaaagctgaaactccagtactttggccacctcatgcgaagagttgactcattggaaaagactctgatgctgggagggattggaggcaggaggagaaggggacgacagaggatgagatggctggatggcatcactgactcgatggatgtgagtctgagtgaactccgggagatggtgatggacagggaggcctggtgtgctgtgatacatgggatcgcaaagagtcggacacaactgagcaactgaactgaactaaactgaagattAGGCAATGAAAATAAGTTTGTTGCTATCTCTCTTCTATAGGACAAAGCACCCATTTCTAATACAGTGTTTCCATGTATGAGAGATTATAATAGTGACCTTAAGACCTCTATATGATGGAGGGCAGAACAATGTCACTAAAGGCCAGTCCGGTTTGGAAGAGATAGGAGAATAATGCTTTAGAGAAATCATCTCATGACAAAGATATACAGAAACagtcaaaatttattttagaagaggttttcaatttttaaataatacaaaaataaacagctATTTGTTTCAACACTTACAGTttacataaattaatttaatcATAGTCTGAGGCACCAAAACACTCATATATTCCAAATTCCCAGATTCAGTCATTCAGATATTTAacaaatcagttttttaaaaaaatcaatgaaggTAACAGTTTTTTTAATACAAGCTCTTCTACTATTGACTCTTTATTAACCATAaatcatttaaacataaaatccTAAAAATTCCCCTGAGTTATTTCTCtttaatgaaatttcatttttctccctttgcctAACAGGCATACCTGTTCAATTATTTACATAAATACTGATTTTCAGtgcatgatttaaaaatattaagaccCACAGTGCTTTGTAAAGAATGTTTCTCCAGAAGTTAGgggtgaatgaattaatgaaacatCCACAAGTCCTTCAAAAACGTACACACTGTCAGTGTCAGCACATCCAGGGTAACGAGACAACGTTCTCTGTGGGCTGGTGAGTAGGTAAGCCTTAAAGGCGAATTCCAACTTTCCATCTCAGTATACCAGAGTTGGATTCCTCACATGTTTTCACAAATCTTAATCCAAACACTAATGTTATAGTAATAATTTGGAGAGGTAATCCCACAAGATACACTGATTCTGACATAATGCCAACAAAGAACATCATGTAGCCTTAAACCCAGTTTATAATAGTCATCCTAAGAAGACATAATAGCTCTCAATAAATTAATATACAGTACCAGAAAATGTCAACTGACAATGAGATGTGGAAAAGAAGCACTGTCTCCCTGGGAACTATTCAgcaattatttgcttttaaatgagGAAAGACATTAATTAGAATAGGAATACGTTCTTGGTGTCGAGAACCCCCTAGAGCTTTAAGGTATTGGGCTCTTAATCAGGTTATAGTTTATTTGTAaagttctttgcctttcacttaaaATGAATGTATACCTTTTTGTAAAGGCCTTTTGTAGTAGTTTTGAGCTGAGGATTTCCTGAAAACTTGCATAAGTTCAGGTAAGAAAGTACAGGCAGAGTCCAAAAAAACACACTCAGACCTTAAAACCAGGAAAACAAAATAGTCGAAGTAAACTGATCTGAAAATGGCtaaaaggagactgaaaaggaCCAGTGAGTAGACAGCTGTTTCTCAGGCATCATAGGAGACACCCTGGAAATATGATAGTGTCGAAATGTGCAGCATTTTGTCATCTTGCAACAGCACTTACATGTTCAAACTTAGCTTTTGTTCTTATTATAAGTTGAAATTCAAGTAAAAAATGTCATACTCATTTCCCATTGGATTGTACAGAAGAATGAAAACTGCTTTCCCCTTTAACTTGAAGAAACTTCGACATCTTTAAAATCAACATGAAAATCTTCACAAGCATGACCCCCTTTTTCTCCTTAACAGAAGATGTTAAGTAACACAAGGAgtttcatataaatattaaataattaagttaaaagaaacagttcatataaataaataaatatgatcgCTAGGCTTCTACAGTTCGGTTGAACGTTCCTTTAGTAGGACTGTGGGGTTGATATCATCTAGTCCAGAGTGGGAAGAGCTTGCATTAATGGTGACCGTTTTGGTGAGGTGCGTATCTTGAACACTGAATGAGGTAAAGGGACAGCCTTTCACGTTACTGCAGATGAGAGACTGAATTGAGGCAGTGTTGATGATTTTAAAACCTACTTCTCCACCGAAAGTGCTAGGCTTCCAGTACTCGGGAGAGCATATAGGATTACCCATAAGTCCTTTCAGGGAGAATGGTGCTCCAGCTTCTACCATGGTCTCCCCAAAGATGGCGTCTGGACGGGGCTTCTCTACCAGAAGGGCGGGATAAAACTCCATGGCATCTATGTCTCCATAGAGCGCTTCTAACTctgcagccatttccttctctcctgtgAGGGTGACAAGGACAGAGATACAACCAATGTCAAACTTTTGACAAAATGAGGAGTTTTACCCCTTCGCTCAATTTGCTTTCAATTTCTCTGTTGTTTCCATTTGCCCCTTGACTCTTTGAAGGAGTTTAGAAACCGTTTCCCACCTGTAAGTTCCTCAAATGATTCATAGGGCTTCAGCAGAAAACGTTTGCGATACTCATTAAAAGACTGGTATTTCATCTCTCTGCTCTGGTCAATTGAAGCCTTTGATACTTTCTCTACTGCGACTGGAAGATTCCTACCGCCAGCGACCTGTGGAATATGAATTAAATTGTAGAACACATTAATTGAGTTTTAGGCatatgtaagatttttttttgttttttttttttggccatgctaagtggcctgtgggattttagttccctgaccagggactgaacccagcccctcagcagtgagagcaagAAAttctaaccactgcaccaccagggaattcccaagatttctattttaaaaacatcccTTGAGTGCCAAGTAGGTAAACTGAAGCTACCAGTGGAGACCTAAACTATAAGTTTGGAATATTTATAGATTATTTCTATGATTTAGATTATAATGGTAAAATTATATTATAATCAAGatcatataatattaaatatatatattacacagcCTTCTTATTTCAAGGAAAGATTACTAGCAATAATTAATCTTTcagtaagtttaagaaaaatCTTTCCTGCAGCAGACATTCTAGTTACCAACCAGTccgtggttttattttatttttcactaataATGCTTACCCTGCCAGCCCTTTGCCTGGTGAATGATTCAACAAACTGAGTGAGACCATGTTCCAGTAAGACAGAGTTGTTATAGATAAACTGCTGATAGTTGTACTCCTGACCATCAATCTGAAAGACGTCAGGCAGAAGGGGATGCCAGTGGTAGAGCGTGTTAAACTCAGCAGCAATACGGTTCTGGTACTGGAACTGTTGGTTGAAAAGCAGCTCTGGGTCAAACTTCAGTTTGAAGTGATAGCCACTCAAGTGCTGCACGTAGTCTTCAATCACAATCTTAATAGTTTCTCCTACaggcacaaaataaaaaattgaaaacatgaaTTCTTTCTGCTCACAAATGTTCAAGCAACTGAAATGCAACTGGTCATTTGGCATTCCTatctagattttcttttcctccattgaGAGGTAGGTGTCTGAGCAATCCAGCTGAAGGACTGAATGAATATGGAGCAGGTGATTGTACATGCATGACACTCCCCCAGAATTATATTCCTCCCAAGCAAAGGAAACAAGTTAGTTTTCTTTGAGGAAGAGGATTTTCTTTAAGTGATTTGCTCTTCTTGCTTACCTATCAGGATTAGCCTGCTTGTCTGGAACAACTGCTCATCGCCCCATTCTGGATGCTCTTGTTTAAGCACATCACACACTCTGTTGTGTTCCCGTAGCCAAATGGTGGCATACATCATCAGACCAGGCACCAGACCAAAGACTTCCTGGCCCACAGCAAACTTCAAGTGTTCAGGAACATGAGGCGGGTAGATCATTTCGACCTGAGTATCTTTGACTGTGGGAGGATACATCTCTCCATTAATCATCTAAAAAAGTATCAGTAAGAAGAAGTAAGAAACAAATTTTCATCATTAGAGATTTGGAACATAGGTGGGTGGTTAGTGGTAATGAATTCTTAATATTTAAATGGAACAAACCTGATATTTCATTTTTCCATCCTTGAAAAGGCGCAGCTTATGCTGTCTCTCTAAAGATTCACCATAAATGTGACTTAAGTCCACCTAGAAGATTATGGAA
This genomic interval carries:
- the PTGS2 gene encoding prostaglandin G/H synthase 2, with translation MLARALLLCAAVALSGAANPCCSHPCQNRGVCMSVGFDQYKCDCTRTGFYGENCTTPEFLTRIKLLLKPTPNTVHYILTHFKGVWNIVNKISFLRNMIMRYVLTSRSHLIESPPTYNVHYSYKSWEAFSNLSYYTRALPPVPDDCPTPMGVKGRKELPDSKEVVKKVLLRRKFIPDPQGTNLMFAFFAQHFTHQFFKTDFERGPAFTKGKNHGVDLSHIYGESLERQHKLRLFKDGKMKYQMINGEMYPPTVKDTQVEMIYPPHVPEHLKFAVGQEVFGLVPGLMMYATIWLREHNRVCDVLKQEHPEWGDEQLFQTSRLILIGETIKIVIEDYVQHLSGYHFKLKFDPELLFNQQFQYQNRIAAEFNTLYHWHPLLPDVFQIDGQEYNYQQFIYNNSVLLEHGLTQFVESFTRQRAGRVAGGRNLPVAVEKVSKASIDQSREMKYQSFNEYRKRFLLKPYESFEELTGEKEMAAELEALYGDIDAMEFYPALLVEKPRPDAIFGETMVEAGAPFSLKGLMGNPICSPEYWKPSTFGGEVGFKIINTASIQSLICSNVKGCPFTSFSVQDTHLTKTVTINASSSHSGLDDINPTVLLKERSTEL